Proteins encoded within one genomic window of Rossellomorea vietnamensis:
- a CDS encoding SIMPL domain-containing protein encodes MRVGAAMHSYPYYRTNQSNGIITVSGEHTLYVDPDQAIVSIGIVTNDKELEVAQNENKQLSNRVVQSLLNNGVRRQDIQTSTYQVLPQYQFEDGKQTFTGYEVRQVFRVTVKSIEKVGKIIDDALKSGANRVENIQFIQSNPIESYQQALALAYQEAYQKALTLSGQSNQQLNPQPKSITEQSRPSAVPFMNTAYLKAADESTAVQPGQIAVTAIITVEFRTH; translated from the coding sequence ATGCGTGTAGGTGCCGCCATGCACTCCTACCCGTACTACCGAACCAATCAATCAAATGGCATCATAACCGTGAGCGGGGAACATACTTTGTATGTCGACCCGGATCAAGCCATCGTATCGATAGGCATTGTTACGAATGATAAAGAGCTTGAAGTTGCCCAAAACGAGAACAAGCAACTTTCCAACCGGGTCGTTCAATCCCTTTTAAATAACGGAGTCCGCCGACAGGATATCCAGACGTCCACCTATCAAGTACTTCCACAGTATCAATTCGAAGATGGAAAACAAACGTTCACCGGTTATGAAGTTCGACAAGTATTCAGGGTCACTGTTAAGTCGATCGAAAAAGTCGGGAAGATCATTGATGATGCTCTAAAGAGCGGGGCCAATCGTGTGGAAAACATTCAGTTCATTCAGTCTAACCCCATCGAATCCTACCAGCAGGCTCTCGCCCTAGCCTATCAAGAGGCATACCAAAAGGCCCTCACATTATCCGGCCAATCAAATCAACAGCTTAATCCACAGCCCAAATCCATTACGGAACAATCACGGCCCTCAGCCGTTCCCTTCATGAACACCGCCTATTTAAAGGCAGCCGACGAAAGTACGGCCGTTCAGCCGGGTCAAATCGCCGTCACAGCCATCATCACAGTAGAATTCAGGACCCATTAA
- a CDS encoding NAD(P)H-dependent oxidoreductase gives MKTLVLVGHPTIEESRMNKAWADRLEKEENVTVHHLYKEYPDMKIDVEREQHLLLAHDRVVFQFPFYWYSTPAILKEWQDQVLQYGWAYGSEGTKLHGKEFLVVTSTGGPAGAYQSGGYNHYSMSELLKPLQAMANLTGMTFLPAYAEQGVRMLSDDEVSISAEKVAAYVSDGDLKRGR, from the coding sequence ATGAAGACATTAGTGCTGGTTGGACATCCAACCATAGAAGAATCCAGAATGAACAAAGCGTGGGCAGACCGACTGGAGAAGGAAGAGAACGTCACGGTCCATCATTTATATAAAGAATATCCTGATATGAAAATCGATGTAGAAAGAGAACAACATCTTCTGCTGGCCCACGACCGGGTCGTATTTCAATTTCCATTCTACTGGTACAGCACTCCCGCCATTTTAAAAGAATGGCAGGATCAAGTGCTTCAATATGGTTGGGCATACGGTTCGGAAGGGACGAAGCTGCATGGAAAGGAATTCCTGGTTGTCACTTCAACAGGCGGACCTGCCGGGGCTTACCAATCAGGAGGGTATAATCATTATTCCATGAGTGAATTGCTGAAGCCATTACAGGCCATGGCTAACCTTACGGGGATGACCTTCCTGCCTGCATATGCCGAGCAGGGCGTCCGGATGTTGAGTGATGATGAAGTCTCCATTTCTGCAGAGAAAGTGGCTGCCTATGTGAGTGATGGGGATTTGAAGAGAGGTCGGTAG
- the proC gene encoding pyrroline-5-carboxylate reductase, producing the protein MDKTIGFIGCGNMAQAIMGGILKSGLVGRQSVRASARTQETLNMVREKFGVKATDDNLDVAAFSDIVFLAVKPDQYKELIESIKDSLKKESIIITIAAGITIEWMEEQISPSAKIVRTMPNTPSLVGEGMTAYCVNEKITDSDLGHVQAILESFGKAEKIEESLMDAIPAVSGSSPAYVFMFIEALADGAVLQGIPRSLAYQLASQAVLGAAKMVLETGTHPGELKDAVCSPGGATIEAVAALEKHQFKGAVLSAMEACGRKSKSLGE; encoded by the coding sequence ATGGATAAAACCATTGGATTCATTGGATGCGGAAATATGGCGCAGGCCATCATGGGAGGGATATTGAAGTCCGGGCTGGTGGGCAGACAATCTGTTCGTGCAAGTGCCAGGACTCAAGAAACCCTGAATATGGTCAGAGAGAAATTTGGAGTGAAGGCGACGGATGACAATCTGGATGTAGCTGCCTTTTCAGATATTGTATTCCTTGCGGTGAAACCGGATCAATACAAGGAACTGATCGAATCCATCAAAGATTCCTTGAAAAAAGAGAGCATCATCATTACGATTGCGGCTGGAATCACGATTGAATGGATGGAAGAGCAGATTTCCCCTTCTGCCAAAATCGTCCGGACGATGCCGAATACTCCGAGTCTTGTGGGGGAAGGAATGACGGCATATTGTGTGAATGAAAAAATCACAGATAGCGATTTGGGACATGTACAGGCAATCCTTGAAAGCTTCGGAAAAGCGGAAAAAATCGAGGAAAGCTTGATGGATGCGATACCGGCTGTGAGCGGATCCTCTCCTGCCTACGTGTTTATGTTCATCGAAGCACTCGCCGATGGAGCGGTCCTCCAGGGAATCCCGAGGAGTCTTGCCTATCAGCTGGCATCACAGGCAGTGCTTGGGGCTGCTAAAATGGTCCTTGAAACCGGCACCCATCCCGGAGAGCTGAAGGATGCCGTCTGTTCACCCGGAGGCGCGACCATCGAAGCAGTGGCGGCTTTAGAGAAACACCAGTTTAAGGGGGCTGTATTATCGGCTATGGAAGCCTGCGGGCGCAAATCGAAGTCCCTTGGTGAATAG
- a CDS encoding phosphotransferase enzyme family protein, with translation MEKWIEELFTGDVLMDAASRFGCGTSHAKKLGDFENYVYEVHKGEVPYILRLTHSSHRSKGEVEAELQWINYLHKHGMNVSLVNDSETGNLVEVLETGDTHFFVCLFDKAPGKPVMMDDPLFDDDLFYKWGKLTGHMHRVTKGYVQDENKRERWDQDDVLDYDNYLSSVEDRDIIEKGRLNKENIRGFKETQDSFGLIHSDIHPGNFFYHDGDLHVFDFDDSMQFFFVSDVAIPLYYSVWWKFRNETLEIRSRFGERFLIAFLQGYVAECEIGDEWVKRIPHFLLLRDLTLYTIFHKKWDLENLSEREQSLLTQIRERLHRDEPIVELDYDKILTEVRTK, from the coding sequence ATGGAAAAGTGGATTGAAGAATTATTTACAGGGGATGTACTAATGGATGCAGCTTCACGTTTCGGCTGCGGTACAAGTCATGCGAAAAAGCTTGGTGATTTCGAAAACTATGTGTATGAGGTGCACAAGGGAGAAGTTCCTTATATCCTCCGCCTGACTCACAGTTCCCATCGTTCCAAAGGGGAAGTGGAAGCTGAGCTGCAATGGATCAATTACTTACATAAACATGGGATGAACGTTTCACTCGTGAATGATTCAGAAACAGGAAATCTGGTTGAAGTCCTGGAGACGGGGGATACACATTTCTTTGTCTGTTTATTTGACAAAGCTCCCGGGAAACCCGTTATGATGGATGATCCTTTATTTGATGATGACCTTTTTTATAAGTGGGGAAAACTCACCGGTCATATGCACCGGGTAACGAAGGGCTACGTGCAGGATGAAAACAAGCGTGAGCGCTGGGATCAGGATGATGTGCTGGATTACGACAACTATTTATCATCTGTTGAAGACAGGGATATCATCGAAAAAGGCCGTCTAAATAAGGAAAACATCCGGGGCTTTAAAGAGACACAGGATTCGTTCGGCCTCATTCATTCAGACATCCATCCGGGTAACTTCTTTTATCATGATGGAGATCTCCATGTGTTCGACTTTGATGATAGCATGCAATTCTTTTTTGTAAGTGATGTGGCCATCCCCCTTTATTATTCGGTATGGTGGAAGTTCCGGAATGAGACGCTGGAAATCCGGAGCAGGTTCGGGGAAAGATTTCTCATCGCGTTTCTTCAAGGGTATGTGGCGGAGTGTGAAATCGGGGACGAATGGGTGAAGCGCATCCCTCATTTCCTGCTTCTCAGGGATCTGACGCTGTACACAATCTTTCATAAAAAATGGGATCTTGAGAATTTGTCGGAAAGGGAGCAGTCGTTGTTGACTCAAATCAGGGAACGATTACACCGCGATGAACCGATTGTGGAGTTGGACTATGACAAGATCCTTACTGAAGTGCGTACAAAATGA
- a CDS encoding YciI family protein, translating into MEFIYVLKLIPRLYQEANWTAGDEEIVQRHFDRLKEWTDNGKVILAGRTLNEEENAFGIVVFEADDEEQARAFMKEDPTVAEGIMTAELFPYHVALLRKNQQVID; encoded by the coding sequence ATGGAATTTATTTATGTATTAAAGTTGATCCCACGCTTGTATCAAGAAGCGAATTGGACGGCCGGGGATGAAGAAATCGTACAACGTCATTTCGATCGGTTGAAAGAATGGACGGACAATGGGAAAGTGATCCTTGCAGGCAGAACATTAAATGAAGAGGAAAATGCCTTTGGAATCGTAGTGTTTGAAGCAGATGACGAGGAGCAGGCAAGGGCATTCATGAAAGAAGACCCCACTGTGGCCGAGGGTATCATGACAGCCGAACTATTTCCTTATCATGTAGCCCTTCTAAGAAAAAATCAACAGGTCATAGACTAG
- a CDS encoding alpha/beta hydrolase produces MKKILKWAGLFLLAVIVVGFLGFYIWSEQTYSATEKLTKTIHIEDDPMIEENNDWLIFKSEDSNGKGVILYPGAKVEVEAYGYIGKSLSDKGYTVVIPKMPLHIAFLGINEAEKIISDVDKNLDWYLSGHSLGGVAAASYTYDHQDDVKGLIFLASYPTNSADFSKSDMPVLSIYAENDGLTTGDDVENSKKLLPSKAAFHKIDGGNHAGFGVYGPQKGDKEASISVWEQQDEIIQVMDDWMKEN; encoded by the coding sequence ATGAAAAAGATATTAAAATGGGCCGGGCTTTTTCTTCTGGCGGTGATTGTTGTAGGTTTTCTTGGATTCTACATCTGGTCAGAACAAACGTATTCAGCTACGGAGAAATTGACGAAGACAATCCATATAGAAGATGACCCAATGATAGAGGAAAACAATGACTGGCTTATTTTTAAAAGTGAAGATTCAAATGGGAAAGGCGTCATCCTATATCCGGGAGCAAAGGTGGAAGTGGAGGCTTATGGGTATATTGGTAAGTCTCTATCTGATAAAGGATACACCGTCGTCATCCCCAAGATGCCACTTCATATCGCTTTTCTCGGCATTAATGAAGCTGAAAAGATCATCAGTGATGTCGATAAAAACCTTGATTGGTATTTGTCAGGTCATTCGTTGGGAGGAGTGGCTGCTGCATCGTATACCTATGATCATCAAGATGATGTGAAAGGTCTCATATTCCTGGCGTCCTATCCAACAAATTCAGCGGATTTCTCCAAGAGTGATATGCCGGTCCTGAGCATCTATGCCGAGAACGACGGTCTTACCACAGGCGATGACGTTGAAAACAGTAAGAAGCTCCTGCCGTCTAAAGCGGCCTTCCATAAGATTGACGGAGGTAACCATGCCGGATTCGGAGTGTACGGTCCACAAAAGGGAGACAAGGAAGCGAGTATTTCCGTGTGGGAGCAGCAGGATGAAATCATACAGGTGATGGACGATTGGATGAAGGAAAACTGA
- a CDS encoding Gfo/Idh/MocA family protein encodes MIRFGIIGTNWITDRFIQASESVDDFQLQAVYSRTEDRAKAFAETHGIRDWFTDIEEMASTDLIDAVYIASPNSFHCSQAITFLNKGIHVLCEKPLASNEREVQEMVAAAKENDALLMEAVRTTFLPNFQVLREKLHSIGTIRKVNVSCCKYSSRYDAYKDGTVLNAFNPAFSNGALMDLGVYCIYPMVVLFGEPKEIKATGTMLDSGVDGSGTVIMKYDEMEVVSTFSKISNTHIPTEIQGEEGTVTIDQIGDFSTLTFYYHNGEKSVYTQKEDVPYMYYEINEFVSIIKKGGEYESPINSYENSLISSRVMDNARKQIGLVFPADRT; translated from the coding sequence ATGATTAGATTCGGAATCATCGGAACCAACTGGATCACTGACCGTTTTATACAAGCATCAGAAAGCGTGGATGACTTTCAATTACAAGCGGTTTACTCAAGGACCGAAGACAGGGCAAAGGCATTCGCTGAAACCCATGGAATCAGGGACTGGTTCACGGATATAGAAGAGATGGCGAGTACAGATCTTATCGATGCGGTGTACATAGCCAGTCCCAATTCCTTTCACTGCAGTCAGGCCATCACCTTTTTAAATAAAGGCATTCACGTATTATGTGAGAAGCCATTGGCTTCGAATGAAAGGGAAGTTCAAGAGATGGTTGCTGCTGCGAAGGAGAACGATGCCTTACTCATGGAAGCGGTCAGGACCACATTCCTGCCCAATTTCCAGGTGCTTAGAGAGAAGCTGCACAGCATCGGGACCATTCGGAAAGTCAATGTCAGCTGCTGTAAGTATTCTTCCCGATACGACGCGTACAAAGATGGGACGGTCCTGAATGCATTCAATCCCGCTTTTTCCAATGGTGCCCTGATGGACTTGGGTGTTTATTGCATTTATCCCATGGTTGTTCTATTCGGAGAGCCGAAGGAAATAAAGGCAACTGGCACCATGCTGGATTCAGGTGTCGATGGTTCAGGCACAGTCATCATGAAATATGATGAAATGGAAGTGGTGTCCACTTTCTCGAAGATTTCAAATACGCACATCCCGACTGAAATCCAAGGAGAGGAAGGAACAGTCACCATCGATCAAATAGGTGATTTCAGTACACTGACGTTTTATTATCATAATGGAGAAAAAAGTGTTTATACTCAAAAAGAGGACGTTCCGTACATGTATTACGAAATAAATGAATTTGTTTCCATCATCAAAAAAGGCGGGGAATACGAATCTCCCATTAATTCTTACGAGAATTCATTAATCAGCTCCAGGGTGATGGATAACGCCAGAAAGCAGATCGGACTGGTATTTCCGGCAGATCGGACTTGA
- the rpiA gene encoding ribose-5-phosphate isomerase RpiA, giving the protein MDSLAKKWAGEKAAEYIQDGMTIGLGTGSTVYWTILKLGELISQGLQIKAIPSSVETERLAKKAGIPLTTFSEVNMLDLSIDGADEVDAMFNLIKGGGGALVREKFIDTFTRKFIVVVDESKLVSKLGSFPLPVEIIPFGWKVTCRSLAELGCTPVLRKRNDERFISDNGNYIVDCHFTGIDAPASLHSRLKQLLGVVETGLFIDVTDLVIVGKPDGVEVVSPTKNLP; this is encoded by the coding sequence GTGGACAGCCTGGCAAAGAAATGGGCCGGTGAAAAAGCGGCAGAATATATACAGGACGGAATGACGATCGGTTTAGGTACCGGTTCAACCGTTTATTGGACGATTCTTAAATTGGGGGAGCTTATCTCTCAAGGATTACAAATCAAGGCCATCCCATCTTCAGTGGAAACAGAGCGCCTGGCAAAAAAAGCCGGTATTCCATTAACCACCTTCTCTGAAGTGAACATGTTGGACCTTTCGATTGATGGCGCCGATGAAGTGGATGCCATGTTCAACTTAATAAAAGGGGGAGGTGGAGCATTGGTGAGGGAGAAGTTCATTGATACGTTCACCCGCAAGTTCATCGTTGTCGTGGACGAGTCCAAATTGGTCTCAAAGCTCGGCTCCTTTCCACTCCCTGTCGAGATCATCCCCTTCGGATGGAAAGTGACATGCCGATCACTCGCTGAATTAGGGTGCACGCCTGTTTTAAGAAAAAGAAATGATGAACGATTTATATCCGATAACGGAAACTATATCGTGGATTGTCATTTCACAGGCATCGATGCCCCTGCCTCCCTTCACTCCCGTTTAAAACAACTATTAGGTGTCGTGGAAACAGGTCTTTTCATTGACGTGACCGACCTGGTGATTGTCGGGAAACCGGATGGCGTGGAAGTTGTCTCACCAACGAAGAATCTGCCATGA
- a CDS encoding STAS domain-containing protein: MTSESQEIKQLKQEIKELKEQLVQSEQLIMEISAPIIPSIIPETILIPITGRLSPERFQRIITKILDVSYGEDINTIIVDFSAISEKEIGEIDIFGTYIDNMAKAIGLMGIETLFVGFTPSLTQIMINSGVRELQGIKTFLTFRTALQYLMKEKDMEFQKANQ, translated from the coding sequence ATGACAAGTGAAAGTCAAGAAATTAAGCAGCTAAAGCAGGAAATAAAAGAATTGAAAGAACAGCTGGTTCAATCAGAGCAGCTCATCATGGAGATTTCAGCACCGATTATTCCATCCATCATCCCTGAAACCATCCTGATCCCCATTACGGGGAGGCTCAGTCCTGAACGCTTTCAGAGGATCATCACAAAGATATTGGACGTTTCTTATGGAGAGGACATTAACACTATCATTGTCGATTTCTCAGCGATATCAGAGAAAGAGATCGGTGAAATCGATATTTTCGGCACGTATATTGATAACATGGCAAAGGCCATCGGGTTAATGGGAATCGAAACTCTTTTTGTCGGATTCACCCCTTCTCTTACTCAAATCATGATCAATTCAGGAGTGAGGGAGCTTCAAGGGATCAAGACCTTCCTGACATTCCGGACAGCACTTCAGTACTTGATGAAGGAAAAAGACATGGAATTCCAAAAAGCCAACCAATAA
- the yhbH gene encoding sporulation protein YhbH has translation MDNHQFVISKEDWALHRKGHDDQQRHQEKVQDAIRNNLPDLITEENIVMSNGRDVVKIPIRSLDEYKIRYNYDKNKHVGQGDGESQVGDVIARDGSQQQQGPGKGQGAGDKAGEDYYEAEVSMLEIEEALFSQLELPNLKKKEQDVQTVEHIEFNDIRKTGLMGNIDKKKTMMSAFKRNAMKGAPSFHPIFTEDLKFRTWNEVLKPESKAVVLAMMDTSGSMGVWEKYMARSFFFWMTRFLRTKYETVEIEFIAHHTEAKVVSEEHFFSKGESGGTICSSAYRKALELIDGKYAPSRYNIYPFHFSDGDNLTSDNVRCVKLVEELMKVSSMFGYGEVNQYNRHSTLMSAYKNIKNDDFRYYILKQKADVFHAMKSFFHKEQEKAFA, from the coding sequence ATGGATAATCATCAGTTTGTCATTTCCAAGGAAGATTGGGCCCTCCACCGCAAAGGTCACGATGATCAGCAGAGACATCAAGAGAAAGTACAGGATGCCATCCGCAATAATTTACCAGACTTGATCACAGAAGAAAACATTGTCATGTCCAATGGCCGAGACGTCGTCAAAATCCCGATTCGTTCGTTAGATGAATATAAAATCCGTTACAACTATGATAAGAATAAACACGTCGGGCAGGGAGACGGTGAAAGCCAGGTAGGGGACGTCATTGCAAGGGACGGCTCACAACAACAGCAGGGTCCAGGAAAAGGTCAAGGGGCCGGGGATAAAGCCGGTGAAGATTATTATGAAGCAGAAGTATCGATGCTTGAAATTGAAGAAGCCTTATTCAGCCAATTGGAGCTTCCGAACCTGAAGAAGAAAGAGCAGGATGTCCAAACCGTCGAGCATATTGAATTCAATGATATCCGTAAAACCGGCCTAATGGGGAATATAGATAAAAAGAAGACGATGATGTCTGCCTTCAAACGAAATGCCATGAAAGGAGCACCAAGCTTTCATCCGATCTTTACAGAGGATCTGAAATTCAGGACGTGGAACGAAGTATTAAAGCCCGAATCCAAAGCCGTTGTACTCGCGATGATGGATACGAGCGGCAGTATGGGAGTGTGGGAGAAGTATATGGCAAGAAGCTTCTTCTTCTGGATGACCCGATTCCTGCGCACGAAATATGAAACCGTGGAAATCGAATTCATCGCTCATCATACCGAAGCCAAGGTGGTGTCAGAAGAGCACTTCTTCTCGAAAGGGGAAAGCGGAGGTACGATCTGTTCATCAGCCTATCGAAAAGCCCTTGAGCTCATAGATGGAAAGTATGCTCCAAGCCGTTACAATATTTACCCTTTCCATTTCTCCGACGGGGATAACCTGACGAGTGATAATGTGCGGTGTGTCAAGCTTGTCGAAGAATTAATGAAAGTGTCCAGCATGTTCGGATATGGGGAAGTGAATCAGTATAATCGTCACTCCACATTGATGTCAGCCTATAAAAATATTAAAAACGACGATTTCCGCTACTACATTCTTAAACAAAAAGCCGATGTATTCCATGCCATGAAGAGTTTCTTCCACAAGGAGCAGGAAAAGGCATTCGCGTGA
- a CDS encoding PrkA family serine protein kinase, whose amino-acid sequence MDILKRIEHYREEEEKLKWEGTFAQYLDLLKEKPWIGQSAHSRVFNMIKDAGVEEVEGKRKYKFFSNQLFGLEEALERLVEEYFHPAAKRLDVRKRILLLMGPVSGGKSTLVSMLKRGLEQYSRTERGGVFSIKGCPMHEDPLHLIPQHLREDFYEEYGIRIEGNLSPLNTMRLEKEYQGRIEDVQVERVFFSEDKRVGIGTFSPSDPKSQDIADLTGSIDFSTIAEFGSESDPRAYRFDGELNKANRGLMEFQEMLKCDEKFLWHLLSLTQEGNFKAGRFALISADELIVAHTNETEYRSFISNKKNEALHSRIIVMPVPYNLKVTQEEKIYEKMINESDVSNVHVAPHTLRVAAMFTILTRLKEPKRGDIDLIKKMRLYDGENVEGFNSADVDEMKKEYQDEGMSGIDPRYVINRISSTIIRKEVPTINALDVLRALKEGLDQHPSITNELREKYLNFISLARKEYDDIAKKEVQKAFVYSYEESAKTLMDNYLDNVEAYCNKAKLHDPLTGEEINPDEKLMRSIEEQIGISENAKKAFREEILIRISAYARKGKRFDYNSHDRLREAIQKKLFADLKDVVKITTSSKTPDEQQLKKVNEVVARLIDEHGYNSTSANELLRYVGSLLNR is encoded by the coding sequence ATGGATATTTTAAAAAGAATTGAACATTACCGAGAAGAAGAAGAGAAACTGAAATGGGAAGGGACGTTTGCTCAGTATTTAGACCTGCTGAAAGAGAAGCCTTGGATCGGGCAGTCTGCTCATTCAAGAGTCTTTAATATGATTAAAGATGCCGGAGTCGAGGAGGTCGAGGGGAAACGGAAGTATAAATTCTTCAGCAATCAATTATTTGGCTTAGAAGAGGCGTTGGAAAGACTCGTTGAAGAATACTTTCATCCTGCTGCGAAACGATTAGACGTGAGAAAGAGGATCTTATTATTGATGGGTCCTGTAAGTGGAGGGAAATCGACACTCGTTTCCATGTTGAAACGGGGACTCGAGCAGTATTCACGGACTGAAAGAGGAGGAGTATTCTCCATTAAAGGCTGTCCGATGCATGAAGACCCGCTGCATTTGATCCCTCAGCATTTACGTGAAGATTTCTATGAAGAGTATGGCATCCGAATTGAAGGAAATCTCTCTCCGTTGAATACAATGCGTCTGGAGAAAGAATACCAGGGCCGCATTGAAGACGTCCAAGTGGAAAGAGTCTTCTTCTCTGAAGATAAACGTGTTGGAATTGGTACATTCAGTCCATCTGATCCAAAGTCACAGGATATCGCCGATTTAACAGGAAGCATCGATTTCTCGACGATTGCAGAATTCGGTTCAGAATCCGATCCGCGTGCGTACCGGTTTGATGGGGAATTAAATAAAGCGAACCGTGGTTTGATGGAATTCCAGGAAATGCTCAAATGTGATGAAAAGTTCTTATGGCACTTATTATCTCTTACCCAGGAAGGGAACTTCAAAGCAGGCCGGTTTGCCCTGATTTCTGCCGACGAGCTGATTGTGGCTCACACGAATGAAACCGAGTACCGATCCTTCATTTCGAATAAAAAGAATGAAGCCCTGCATTCACGTATCATCGTCATGCCGGTCCCGTATAATTTGAAGGTCACCCAGGAAGAGAAGATTTATGAAAAAATGATCAACGAAAGCGATGTTTCGAACGTCCATGTGGCTCCTCATACATTAAGGGTCGCAGCGATGTTCACGATCCTCACACGACTGAAGGAACCGAAGCGCGGTGACATCGATTTGATCAAAAAGATGCGCCTGTACGACGGCGAAAATGTAGAAGGGTTTAACTCCGCTGACGTGGACGAAATGAAAAAGGAATATCAGGATGAAGGAATGAGCGGTATCGATCCGCGTTATGTGATCAACCGTATCTCTTCTACGATTATTCGAAAAGAAGTACCGACCATTAACGCGTTGGATGTTCTCCGGGCTTTGAAGGAAGGTCTGGACCAACATCCATCGATCACCAATGAGCTTCGGGAAAAATATCTAAATTTTATCTCCCTTGCCCGGAAAGAGTATGATGATATTGCCAAGAAAGAAGTGCAGAAAGCCTTTGTGTACTCGTATGAAGAGTCTGCCAAAACGCTTATGGATAACTATCTTGATAATGTTGAAGCCTACTGCAACAAAGCAAAGCTTCATGACCCGTTAACGGGTGAAGAAATCAATCCGGATGAAAAGCTGATGCGTTCCATCGAGGAGCAGATCGGAATCTCTGAAAATGCGAAGAAGGCATTCCGTGAAGAAATCCTGATCCGTATCTCTGCTTATGCCCGTAAAGGGAAGCGATTCGACTACAATTCACATGATCGCCTGAGAGAAGCCATTCAGAAGAAGCTATTCGCTGACTTGAAGGATGTCGTAAAGATCACGACATCATCCAAAACGCCAGATGAACAGCAGCTGAAGAAGGTCAACGAAGTGGTTGCCCGCCTCATCGACGAACATGGCTACAACTCAACATCCGCCAACGAATTACTGCGTTATGTAGGCAGTCTGTTAAACCGTTAA
- the nfsA gene encoding oxygen-insensitive NADPH nitroreductase has protein sequence MNETIETILKHRSIREFKNEALTEEQIHTIVSSAQAASTSSYIQAYSIIGVKDPVKKKKLAELAGNQGYVEANGHFFVFCADLFRHEKIGDWEEADIIPSLESTEKFMVALIDASLAAQNAAIAAESMGLGICYIGGIRNDLESVSELLGLPERVIPLFGLAVGIPEHHSDVKPRLPLESVYHEDSYNVDETSIKEGLDRYDETISAYYHARTAGKRSDRWTAQMAKMLSGKKRMYMKEFVEKKGFNKR, from the coding sequence ATGAATGAAACCATCGAAACCATCCTGAAACATCGATCCATCCGTGAATTTAAAAATGAAGCACTGACAGAAGAACAGATCCATACGATTGTCTCCAGTGCACAAGCGGCGAGTACATCCAGTTATATACAGGCGTATTCTATCATTGGCGTGAAGGATCCCGTGAAAAAGAAGAAGCTTGCTGAGCTTGCCGGGAATCAAGGTTATGTCGAAGCAAACGGACATTTCTTCGTATTCTGTGCTGATTTATTCCGCCATGAAAAAATAGGGGATTGGGAAGAAGCAGACATCATTCCTTCTTTGGAAAGCACGGAAAAATTCATGGTGGCCCTCATTGACGCTTCCCTGGCCGCACAGAATGCAGCCATCGCTGCTGAATCAATGGGACTTGGGATCTGTTATATCGGAGGGATCAGAAATGATCTGGAATCAGTGAGTGAACTGCTGGGGCTGCCGGAGCGGGTCATCCCTTTATTCGGACTTGCTGTCGGTATCCCTGAACATCATTCGGATGTGAAGCCGAGACTGCCGTTGGAATCGGTTTATCATGAGGATTCATACAATGTGGATGAGACCTCCATAAAGGAAGGGCTCGACCGCTACGATGAAACAATTTCAGCTTATTATCATGCCCGGACCGCAGGGAAACGATCGGATCGCTGGACCGCGCAAATGGCAAAGATGCTGTCTGGTAAGAAGCGGATGTACATGAAGGAATTCGTGGAGAAGAAAGGCTTTAATAAGAGATGA